The DNA region TTGCGAAAAGCCCCTGACCGGGTATTTCGGAAAGGAGCTGGAGGAGGAGCGGGTTGGGGACAGGGTTCCGCGGGAAACCATGCTCCAGGAGGCTATGAAAAACTGCAGAGACGTCAGAACAGCGGTTGAGGCAAACAGAATAAGATTCTGTTATGCCGAGGATTGGGTGTATGCCCCTGCCTTTACCAAGCTTAAGAGGCTCGTTGAGGTCAGCGGAGGCCTTGTGATGGACATCCGGGCAGAAGAGAGCCATTCCGGCTCACACGCGGCATACTCCAGGAGATGGAAGACATCAGGGGGCGGTTCGCTGGCCCGGCTTGGCTCCCATCCAATCGGGGCGGTCCTTCATCTGAAGCACTTTGAAGGGCAGATTCGAGACGGCAGACCGATCCGGGCCCGCAGCGTGACCGCTGAGGTCGGGCGCCACACGCAGATTCCCTCCTACCAGAGCATGTCGAGAAAGTGGCTGGTCTCAGACTGGCAGGACGTTGAAGACTGGAGCTGTCTGATTATCGAATTCGAGGATTCGACCAAGGCCGTCATCTTTGCTTCGGACGGTGTTCTCGGAGGAACCCGCAATACCATGCAGGTCTACCTCTCCAACGCCGTGGTCTATGCGAACATGAATCCAAACAGAGCCCTTGAGGTCTATGCCCCTGATGCAGCCGTCTTCGGCGATGAATACCTGGTGGAGAAGCTGGAGACCAAGGCGGGTTGGAGTTTCCCCAGCCCACAGGAGGATTGGGATAGGGGATACCCGCAGGAGCTTGAGGATTTTATCGAGGCGATCCGTAACGACCGGGATCCCTTGTCGGGTTTGGATCTGGCCGAAGAGGTTGTAGATGTTATCTATTCGGGGTATCTCTCGGCTGAAAAAGGCCAACGGGTGGAGGTGACTCCACTGCTTGGGCGAGAGGCAAAGGGTCCTGAATGACCTTCTAAAAGTGCGCTACTGCCTT from Deltaproteobacteria bacterium includes:
- a CDS encoding Gfo/Idh/MocA family oxidoreductase, which translates into the protein MEKVRLGVLGSRFVAHLHLSNYKDLIGKTMEVVAVAARTEQSARNFAMTFDIPKIYTDYRKLVEDPEVDVVDVCLPTDLHKEAIIAAAQAGKHVICEKPLTGYFGKELEEERVGDRVPRETMLQEAMKNCRDVRTAVEANRIRFCYAEDWVYAPAFTKLKRLVEVSGGLVMDIRAEESHSGSHAAYSRRWKTSGGGSLARLGSHPIGAVLHLKHFEGQIRDGRPIRARSVTAEVGRHTQIPSYQSMSRKWLVSDWQDVEDWSCLIIEFEDSTKAVIFASDGVLGGTRNTMQVYLSNAVVYANMNPNRALEVYAPDAAVFGDEYLVEKLETKAGWSFPSPQEDWDRGYPQELEDFIEAIRNDRDPLSGLDLAEEVVDVIYSGYLSAEKGQRVEVTPLLGREAKGPE